The genomic region aactttacaagtcaaaactcttgctaatttggagctggctccagctctctgcttgaccttgcctttgaatcatagaatcatagaatagtttggttggaatggaccttagagatcatccagttccaaccctcctgccatgggcagggacatctcctactagatcaggctgctcaaagccccatccaacctggtcttggaacacctccagggatggggcatccacagcttccatgggcaacctgtgccagtgcctcaccactctcatcgagAAGAAAATCCtcctatgtctagtctaaatctgcccctctccagtttataactaTTGCCCTCAGTCCTACCACtaaaagcctttgtgaacagtccctcccagctttttcatagccccttcaggtcgctataaggtctgctctgagccttgtcttctccaggctgaacaaccccaactctctcagcctgtcctgccATGGAAGGTGCCTCTGATCacccttgcagccctcctctggatgacTTCTTTGAGATACGATgaaaactccaaacagaggtgattacagaagaagacacatctgcTCAGCACAAATCAAACTTCACACAATATGCTATCATCcccaaagaatcatagaatcattatgttggaaaagacccactggatcatcgagtccaaccattcctatcaaacactaaaccatgcccctcagcacctcatccacccgtcccttaaacacctccagggaaggcgagtcaaccacctccctgggcagcctgttccagtgcccaatgaccctttccgtgaaaatttttttcctaatgtccagcctgaacctcccctggcagagcttgaggccattccctcttgtcctgtcccctgtcacctgggagaagaggccagctctctcctttccacaacctcctttcaggtagttgtagagagcaatgcggtctcccctcagcctcctcttctccaggctaaacaaccccagctctctcagccgctccttgtaagactttctctccagccccctcaccagaaTGAACCGTGtctggaaaaaacaacaaaacccaaaccacaacaCCTTTCTGAAAGAACAGACATTCTAACTCCCCAGGAACACAAACGCTTAGAGGAAACTTAACCCTCGGAcacctcccccagccccgcagccgccccgccccgcgtcCCGGCGCGGGTGCCCGTCACGGCGGGCGGGACCTCCGGGAGCGGCGGCGGAGGGCGGCCCAAGGTCGGAGCGGCGCCCGCAGATGGAGTACGACTGGCTGGGCTTCGGCTACGCGGCGCTGGTGGCGGCGGGCGGCGTCGTGGGCTACGCCAAGGCCGGTGGGTGTGCGGGGGGGGCAGCGCCGCGCTCGCTGCTCCTCGCGTGGGAGGGCGGCTCGGCTGAGCCCCGCGGGGCGCCGGGGGAGCCTGGGGTGGGGTGggctggaagggagcttaacggtcatccagttccagcccctcctgccgtgggcacggacacctcccgctggatcaggctgctcaaagccccgtccaacctggccttgaacacctccagggatggggcagccacagcttccccgggcaagcactgccagcgcctcaccaccctcagcgtcatgaatttctttctaacgtttactctaaatcttcccccgTTCAAttgaaagccattccccctagttcTGTCATTCCATGttcttgtaaacagtccctccccagccttcttgtagcctcttcagatactggaaggtcgctgtaagttctccctggagccttctcaaCCTtaactctcagcctgttctcgtatgggaggtgctccagccttctgatcatccttgtagccctcctctcaaaccgttccaacagttctatatccttatgttgaggattccagagctggacacaatactccagatgaggtctcacaagagaggaatagaggggcagaatcacctcccttgacctgctggccacgcttcttttgatgtagcccaggatacggttggcctcctgggctgtaAGCCAGCTcacatcaagcttctcatcaattaGCACCCCCCAAGTcttcatcccccatcatgtactgaaatcagggattgccctgacccaggtgcaggaccttgcacttgcccttgttgaacctcatgaagttcacacaggcccactttgccagcttgtccaggtccctctggatgacatcccatcttATTGCCAAAAAAACCTCATCCTGGTCCAGTTTCTTTTGTTTGGCTTAGATTGcgtttgtgatttttttattatttttattagtgaATGTGAACTTGCAAGCACTTGTGTTTGGTTTGCAGGCTTGCTTTATCTGTTCTTTCACTaaatgcttgattttttttcatttattcaagGAAGCGTCCCTTCTCTAGCTGCTGGGCTTGTCTTTGGTGGCTTAGCAGGACTAGGCGCTTACCAGCAGTCCAAAGATCCAAAGAATGTGTGGCTTTCTCTTGGTAAGTTTGCTTGGCACCTACATTCTGTGCTTAGGTGTTTGAGGCaacagagcagagattcccctgcagcttGTGGTGATCGCTGTGGTAAAGCAGGTTGACTGTCTGTAGCCCATGGAGGACCATGGGGTAGAGGTGGTAAtactaaccttttttttttttttttttctagcatgtTTCAGCTACATCTGTGACACCCTTTTATTTATACAAATGTTGTAAGTGGTTGCAAGGCCTCCTGCTCAAAGCCAGGAGGTATTTGTGTAATAGCACCAGTACCTGgttctaagacctaaattgtcCTTCTCTAAGCCATTGTTGGTGAGAAATACCTGTGTCCTCTGTCAGACTAGATGctgtattaaattaatttaggCATGTGGAGTGCATGTGAAAAATACTGGTTTGTGAAGCAGTGTTTTTAGCCTTTGGCCATGGAATCGGCATTTGGGTAATGGTGAAAGCAGTGTGACAGGCAGTACATGGCTTTATGGAATATTGATTTGCACAGGCATCTCAGAAGAAGAACAGTATATGTTTTAACACATCGTATGCCGTGGAAGAAACAGTTTGAAGGACTTCCGAAAGAAAGGAAACTACCTGTTCTCCTTGCTTATGGTAGATGGGACAATAAGTGAGCTTAGCTTGCAGTTACCCTTCAGGTGAAGCAGAAGGATAAATGACATTAGAAAGTATTTTGAAGTACTGGAAGACATCAGGTGAACCTCAGAGGCTTCCATCACTACAGGGCATTAGTAACTGGTTAGACCAGTATCCGTCAGGAATTGATAATGCTTTGGGGCACTAGGTTAGCCTAGATGACCTCTTGAGGTTTGTTCTAGTTCTGTAACTATTCCATAGTATTATTAGTGTTACGATACTGTAGCATTACAGTGATTTaagactatttaaaaacaattggACTCGATCACACAGTGTTCTGAAAGGCTTTATGATGCTCCTGGTAGATGCTGCAGAGGACCAAACTGCCTTGTCAGCAAGGCATGAAATGTAAATCACAGCTAAGTGTGAAGCAAGGTTTCCATTTGTGAACTCTCTTCCTTTCTGGAATGGCATGGGAGTGGCTATGCACCTCCAGCACGAGTTTTTAGGCAGTACTGTGACAAAGATGAGCAGCTTCTGTATATCCTGATGTGATGCATTTAGTGCTTTCAGTGGACCTACTGAAAGCAGTATTGTGTCCCAGTCTAGGGGAATCCTTTATATATCCTTTCCTTCTCAGCCCTGCTGTAATGTGCAGTTACAGGCCCTTAGGTCACAGTACGTCAAGGgtagaaatacaagaaaagaaCCGTGACAGAATATCTTTAGAAGACTTTTTGCCATGTCTGGTGCAAACAAACTTCAAGTGTTGGAAAAAGGTGTACAGCACTTCCACCTGTTTTTCTTATTCGCAGGGCCATTGTTTCTTCAATGCTTAAGTGAATATGGTTGGGATTTTTCTTCCAGACCTAAAGATTAAATAATTTGcaataatgtttaaaatgttGGTTGCTCTTTCAGTTTGACCCCGCTAGATTGCTTTCTGTTTGCAGGTTCATATTTTCAAGtggggttgttttctttttagttgtAGTATTTAATGCCACCTTCCagttcagaatcacagaatcgtagaatggtttgggttggaagggaccttaaagatcatccagttccaatccccctgccatgggcagggactcagcctggccttgaacactttcagggatggggcatccacaacttctctgggcaacctgtgccagtgcctcaccaccctcacagtaaaaaaaaattcttcctaatatctaatctaaatctcccatttttcagcttaaaaccattacctttTCTCCTATCACTTCACTCcatgataaagagcccttccccagctttcctacaggtcgctttaagtactggaaggctgataTAAGGTGTCCCCAAAGCATATGACAATGTCACAGGGAAATGAGAACTGTAATAATATTTGCCTCCCACATAGTGAGCTTTGTCACCGTCCTGGTTTTCTGGCAGTTTTGAGCTTATCTGTATGCAAGGCAATAATAGTTCTTctgcaaataaaggaaaaactgaGGGAGAGGTAGTGACCTGCCCAGAGAATTGGAGGTTATGGGCAATTAGACAGTGATCTCAACCCTGATGAGATCTACTAATTTCTACTGAGCAGTGAAGCATGCTTGCAACAGGTCTGCTGTTTAATGGAAGTAGAGTAAAATGTTTACATACAATTCTTGCAGAAAGGAGGGAGGCGTTCCTATCTGTAGACATAGGCCTGTTTGGTTGGCACTGCTGAACATCCAAGCACTGCAGTGTTGTGCTGGTATTTCTGCTTCAAATGTTTCTGACTTGGCTTTTTCTCAACAGTGGCGTCTGGAACCTTGTCTGCTGTTATGGGAATGAGATTTTACAACTCCAAAAAAGCAATGCCGGGGATAATTGCTGGTGCCAGGTAGCCACCCGTCTTTTGTTCTTGTCAGTATTTTTGAataggcattttttttaacttatttgtggattgttgttgttttaaaaatgttaggTGgcaaattctgtgaaaaattaaatcttCTGGTGGAGTTTAGCTAAATGAAATCATGtcaatgttttcttccttcttgttcttCATGGGATTTTTGCCTCCACACCTTTTCTATTTTGTAACAACTATTCTGTTCAACAGTTTACTGATGGTTGGACGGCTTGGATTGCAGATGATGGAAAAGCCTCTTAAGCCGTAAGTCTGCATCAAGTCACCCGAAGACATGTGATTGAGAAGCCTGAAAATGTAACTGCCTACATGTACTAGACAAAAGTGGAAAAGCCACTGCTCTCTGTGCATTGTATTTGCATATCCTAACACATATGggttgtatttttaaaggactGACATTGAGAGCCCTTGTTGTATCTTCCCAAATGGTATTTCTCTTAATGTTTTCTGCAGTATGAAGCAAGAAAATACGAGGATATATAGCATTAGTTTAGCTCCTGTTCCTGCAACTTACTGTAGACAAAGGCCTCTTGGCACCTGAATGCAGACAGTTGGAGGATTGAAGCTTAAATGTACGTCTGGGCTTGTCATTCTAAAATCACCTGTACCTCTAAAACAAAAGGAGAGGTGTTGCCAATTTTTCTCACTAGTAATTAATATAACAGACATGCTTATTAAGttacttctccttttctttgccaGTTTATCTGGTCATCATGTTTGTCAGTCAGGGACTTTGTTCTAGCACTGTGTGTTAGAACCTGAACCCACAAAACACAATCATGAGGAGGCTGTCAAGGTTCTGCTGTGATGCAGTGAATGCAAACCTGTTACTTGCAATTACTTGTAAGCAGAAGTGCCCAGCTAAATGTCACTTGTTTCActtttataaattattatacATAAATCAAAAATACGCTGTATTAGACAATGCTGAATTGTAGGCATAGCTCTTGCATTTCACaagaattaaaatgttattctAAATAAACCAACAAATTATTATTACAAACTTTTGTGTGCTCTATGCAACTATTTTGTTCTCTAATTGTTCATCTGGATTGATACAGTGCAGCGCCTTTCCTACAGGGTAGCTGGATATATTTGCAAACATGAACTGTATAAATGATCTCTATTCCATTCCTTGAATCTAGTGatttgtaaatataaaaataaatcccatgAACTTGGGGAGTGGTAGAGAACAAAAGCATACAGACCATGTATTCGGGCAAATCTTATATTAAAgtattgtgtttgttttttgttattttttttttctgagaagaatCACCTATTTTAGATTTGAAAAATTCTCTATGAAAGTTTAAAGACTGAAGGGCTCAGTTGAGCAGTCTTTGTCCTCAGCTGATTGCCTTGACATCTGAAATCATTCTAAATATAAACCTGCCATACAGAAGTAATCCTGAGAGTTGCACGCTGATGGCAGGCAATGTATCCCTTTTCTGGTCTCATTTAATTTGTGTCCCTTCCTGCACGTGATCTGGATGTCAACCTTTCTTCTTTGACCTCTGGTGCCTGGAGCAATGGAAGCAGTGGGGTTGATCCATTAGATTGGTGAGTCTGGAGTTGCTCAGGGTTCTTTAACTGTCAGGCAGGAGGGTGACATCCTGTGGTTGTCCTTGTCGCAGCAAAACAGGCAGGGCAGTGACCTCGCAGGGCAAGTGACCAGCAGGGGCCAAGCTAATCCGGTGCAATAACCAGGCTCTGCCAGCAGTGCAGTGATTTGCCAGGCAAGTCGCAGTGATGAGGCAAGGCTGCAGGTAGGTTCCAGATCAGAAGGGACGTGACCAGGCATGCACACAGCTCTGGCAAGGGTGTCAGCATGGATGATGACCTCTCCTTGCAGCCCTGTTGCCAGCAGCCTTGTTCCACAACctggggcagagctggcttCAGTGCAGGCAGCAAGAGCTCTTGTTGGGGAAACTGTACTCAGGGCACCTTCCTACATCCCTTATTCATCAACAGAGTTCAGCTTCAGGTGCTCGcccatttttacttttttctcttaacCTCCTTGCATTGAAACAAGAGGTGCACGGGACAGCAGATGGCTTGTTAATAATATAATCATCCTTTTAAGTGCCTAATTGGAGGCTGTGGCTCCAGCACTGGTGGGCAGGTGTCCGACTGTCTACTCTAGCTTGAACAGGTTAATAAGCCAGACAGCACAATTTAAAATGGATTATTTGCCTCTTCATATTGTTTTTGAAGCAGTTAACTTCTACGGAAGTAAGATGCAAACGTAAAAGCATATCCTGCAGTAAATGGAAAGTGGCCATGATCCAGCAGTCTTCTGATTATATGTTGGTCTCAAATCAGGTAACTCACAAATCTGGGCTGCCATTGACCTTCAAGGGAATAACAACAGTAGAAATCCAGGGATTGGACTAGTAAGCTTTTAAACTCTTAGACCAATGTGTTAAGGCTGACTGCTGTTTCATGAGCTTGGGAAAGCAGTAGCTTGAATTGAGACTGCTGGTAGAACTCTCGTAATCACTTTTCATGTTCAGGAGAAACAGTAGCAATCCAGacaaagagaggagagaaaagcttGAGCCTTAGCTATTTTTTTACCACCTTGGAACTTATTAAGCAATAGATGGCATTTCTGCACTAACGGTTCAATGCATGTCAATGAATCGGAGTTAAAGTGACTGCACAAACCCTATTCACctctttttactgttttttcctgctgtttacAAAAACAATTTCTTAACACTTGTCATCCTTTGATTATGTTTAAGTGAAAGCTGTTAAAGTTACATCAAAGCTGTTGCAATATTCAGTAGCATATGGTAAGGACTGCATGTTTCTTCCAGCCACATTTAATGCCACAAATAGTATCTCTTTTTCTGCTCTAGATGACTTATGGACATGTGAGTTACGGACGTGTTATTGGTTAATTCCTTGACCAGACTGCAATTTTAACAAAGTCACTAGCATCTTGGAATAGAGATTAGTGATAAATTTTTcatgggtttgtttttattttttaattataaaatcaGTGTGTTTACACCCATTATAGAAAGTCTGAGGTTGTCCTTCATTGCAATAGCCAGTTACAGATATATTCCACAAATAATTTAAGATGCATTTAAAAAGCACAGGGGCATCTGTTAATACTAAGAGAATGACAAATACTTAAACCTAGACCAACAGCATTGAATTAAAGTTTCTAGTGCATTACTAA from Phaenicophaeus curvirostris isolate KB17595 chromosome 3, BPBGC_Pcur_1.0, whole genome shotgun sequence harbors:
- the LOC138718916 gene encoding transmembrane protein 14C-like, producing MEYDWLGFGYAALVAAGGVVGYAKAGSVPSLAAGLVFGGLAGLGAYQQSKDPKNVWLSLVASGTLSAVMGMRFYNSKKAMPGIIAGASLLMVGRLGLQMMEKPLKP